A region from the Desulfoglaeba alkanexedens ALDC genome encodes:
- a CDS encoding cobyrinate a,c-diamide synthase, with protein sequence MQPKPHPGSGPVPRSSKSAFVVCGTHSGCGKTTVTLGLMAALTRRGRRVQPFKVGPDFIDPGLHTLITGRPSHNLDGWMLSRTYNEERFRKSMIKADAAVVEGVMGVYDGHDGVSEAGSTAEMAKWLNLPLVLVVDARSMARSVAALVQGFTRFDPALRWAGVIFNRIGGPGHLAYLEEAMAANLPELPVLGGLPRKTELELAERHLGLVTAEETTLNDAGKEALARWIENAVDVDGLLQTAALPNGETERRAPFSEPAPFPRASVPVAVARDAAFCFYYPDNLDMLEEAGAEILPFSPVAGETFPKRAAALILGGGYPELHAEAISRNRAFLEDVRSAHRRGMPIYAECGGLMTLGRFIETGSGKRFPMAGILPFGTRMLERRKALGYVEVELVRPCCLGPPGTVLRGHEFHYSEIVLEDEAEAPSSEDPADPCEKRIACAYRLRTRRLAPERREGYLAGSCLASYVHLHWGSAPEAPRHLMRQAEKYRADTP encoded by the coding sequence ATGCAACCGAAGCCCCATCCCGGAAGCGGTCCGGTGCCCCGCTCATCGAAATCGGCTTTCGTCGTTTGCGGAACCCACAGCGGATGCGGCAAGACCACAGTCACCCTCGGACTCATGGCCGCGCTCACCCGGCGGGGCCGCCGCGTACAGCCCTTCAAGGTCGGCCCCGATTTCATCGATCCGGGTCTGCACACGCTGATCACCGGCCGCCCCTCGCATAACCTCGACGGCTGGATGCTTTCCCGAACCTACAACGAAGAGCGCTTCCGGAAGTCCATGATCAAGGCGGATGCCGCGGTGGTGGAAGGCGTTATGGGGGTCTACGACGGCCACGACGGGGTGAGCGAAGCGGGAAGCACCGCGGAAATGGCCAAATGGCTCAACCTGCCGCTGGTCCTGGTGGTGGACGCTCGAAGCATGGCCCGAAGCGTTGCGGCTCTGGTCCAAGGCTTCACGCGCTTCGATCCAGCTCTCCGCTGGGCCGGCGTCATCTTCAACCGGATCGGGGGTCCCGGGCACCTGGCATACCTCGAAGAGGCCATGGCCGCCAACCTTCCGGAGCTTCCGGTCCTTGGGGGGCTCCCTCGGAAAACGGAACTGGAACTCGCCGAGCGTCACCTGGGACTGGTGACCGCGGAAGAAACCACCCTGAACGATGCGGGAAAAGAGGCGCTCGCTCGATGGATCGAAAACGCCGTGGACGTCGACGGATTGCTTCAGACCGCGGCGCTTCCAAATGGGGAAACGGAACGGCGGGCGCCGTTTTCCGAACCGGCACCTTTCCCAAGGGCGTCCGTACCCGTAGCGGTGGCACGAGATGCGGCCTTCTGCTTCTACTACCCGGACAACCTCGACATGCTGGAAGAAGCGGGGGCCGAGATCCTTCCTTTTTCGCCCGTTGCCGGGGAAACGTTCCCGAAGCGTGCCGCGGCCCTGATCTTGGGCGGCGGCTACCCGGAACTTCATGCGGAAGCCATCAGCCGCAACCGCGCCTTCCTGGAAGACGTCCGCAGCGCCCACCGCCGCGGCATGCCCATCTACGCCGAATGCGGCGGCCTCATGACCCTCGGTCGCTTCATCGAAACGGGCTCCGGAAAACGCTTTCCCATGGCGGGAATCCTGCCTTTTGGAACGCGGATGCTCGAACGCCGGAAAGCATTGGGCTACGTGGAAGTGGAACTGGTTCGACCCTGCTGCCTGGGGCCGCCGGGAACAGTGCTTCGAGGCCACGAGTTCCATTATTCTGAAATAGTCCTCGAAGATGAAGCGGAGGCGCCCTCGAGCGAAGACCCGGCGGATCCCTGTGAGAAACGGATCGCCTGCGCCTATCGGCTTCGGACGAGGAGGCTTGCGCCGGAGCGCCGGGAAGGGTACCTTGCGGGCTCGTGTCTTGCGAGCTACGTGCATCTGCACTGGGGGAGCGCCCCCGAAGCGCCCCGGCACCTGATGCGGCAGGCGGAAAAGTATCGGGCCGATACTCCATGA
- a CDS encoding cobyric acid synthase — protein MKRRNAKTLMFLGTGSDVGKSVLAAAFCRILRQDGFRVAPFKAQNMALNSFITPEGGEMGRAQVVQAEAAGIEPHVDMNPILLKPTSQVGSQVIVLGKAAGNFTAKDYYRVKRTLVPVVREAFERLSARYDVIVLEGAGSAVELNLKEHDLVNMAMAEMADAPCILVGDIDRGGIFASLLGSLMLLEASERDRLIGFMVNKLRGDPALFESGVAILEARSGKPVLGVVPYFDHIAIAEEDSVALTRRMKRKPEGSEGAAVRIGVLRLPYVSNYTDFDCFEQEPAVDLVYFDRPAEVFTMDAVILPGSKNTLEDLAHLHRNGVADALVAFHKAGGVVVGVCGGFQMLGTSVRDPHGVESRIEEVRGLGLLPMVTEMFPEKITTQVKVRAEPGNPIGAGGRMLLGYEIHMGRSRSLGDGARPLFRLIERNREPVPEDEELEGLATPDGRAWGTYLHGIFDNDAFRREFIGRILSRSGRRRSDAEGGPLSYATWKEEQFDRLAEHVRRHCDVERIYRLAGIR, from the coding sequence ATGAAACGAAGGAACGCGAAAACCCTCATGTTTCTAGGCACCGGCTCGGACGTGGGAAAGAGCGTCCTGGCCGCGGCCTTCTGCCGCATTCTCCGCCAGGACGGGTTCCGGGTGGCGCCGTTCAAGGCTCAAAACATGGCCCTCAATTCCTTCATCACGCCGGAGGGCGGCGAAATGGGCCGAGCCCAGGTGGTGCAGGCTGAAGCGGCCGGAATCGAACCCCATGTGGACATGAACCCGATACTTCTCAAGCCCACCTCCCAGGTGGGATCCCAGGTGATCGTCCTGGGAAAGGCAGCTGGAAACTTCACAGCCAAAGACTATTACCGGGTCAAGCGGACGCTGGTGCCCGTGGTACGGGAAGCCTTCGAAAGACTTTCCGCCCGCTACGACGTAATCGTCCTGGAAGGGGCTGGAAGCGCCGTGGAACTGAACCTCAAGGAACACGACCTGGTCAACATGGCCATGGCCGAGATGGCCGATGCGCCCTGCATCCTGGTGGGAGACATCGACCGCGGCGGCATTTTCGCGTCCCTTCTCGGAAGCCTCATGCTCCTTGAAGCATCGGAACGAGACCGGTTGATCGGGTTCATGGTGAACAAGCTTCGCGGCGATCCGGCACTTTTTGAAAGCGGCGTGGCCATCCTCGAAGCGAGAAGCGGGAAACCGGTGCTGGGCGTCGTCCCGTACTTCGACCACATCGCCATCGCCGAAGAAGACAGCGTCGCTTTGACCCGCCGCATGAAACGGAAACCTGAGGGGAGTGAAGGTGCCGCGGTTCGGATCGGCGTGTTGCGGCTGCCCTATGTCTCCAACTACACCGATTTCGACTGCTTCGAACAGGAACCGGCCGTGGACCTGGTCTACTTCGATCGCCCGGCCGAGGTCTTCACCATGGATGCGGTGATCCTTCCCGGAAGCAAGAATACGCTCGAAGACCTGGCTCATCTGCACCGAAACGGCGTGGCCGACGCGCTGGTGGCGTTTCACAAGGCCGGCGGCGTTGTCGTAGGGGTGTGCGGCGGCTTCCAGATGCTGGGAACAAGCGTCCGGGACCCTCACGGCGTCGAAAGCCGGATCGAAGAAGTCCGCGGACTGGGGCTTCTGCCCATGGTGACGGAAATGTTTCCGGAAAAGATCACCACGCAGGTCAAGGTTCGCGCCGAACCCGGAAACCCCATCGGCGCCGGCGGCCGAATGCTTCTCGGCTATGAAATTCACATGGGCCGAAGTCGGAGCCTCGGGGACGGCGCCCGTCCGCTGTTTCGATTGATCGAACGAAACCGGGAGCCGGTCCCGGAAGACGAGGAGTTGGAGGGACTGGCCACGCCCGACGGCCGTGCCTGGGGCACGTACCTCCACGGCATTTTCGACAACGACGCGTTCCGAAGAGAATTCATAGGCCGCATCCTTTCACGGTCCGGCCGCCGCCGGTCGGACGCCGAAGGCGGGCCGCTGAGTTACGCAACTTGGAAGGAAGAACAATTCGACCGGCTGGCTGAACACGTACGCCGTCACTGCGATGTGGAACGGATCTACCGGCTGGCGGGCATCCGATGA
- the cbiB gene encoding adenosylcobinamide-phosphate synthase CbiB gives MPFLPWHLAAAYLLDLILGDPPRWPHPVRWIGRLILWVESIFYETEAPAGRQRTAGGIFFMVVVSAVFMATALFLSIFHQIHPALGACATIWCAYTTLATKSLTRESARVAQALDLGDLETARQRLSFLVTRNTQDLDEVEIRRALVETVSENLSDGVVAPLFYLALGGPIAAMVYKAVNTMDSMVGYKNDRYLHFGWVAARCDDAANFIPARLTALFMLGAARILGLNWRRGWSVLRRDARKSASPNAGYPEAAAAGILGVQLGGPSVYFGERIEKPALGDPVRTLEAGIIEETNRLALAVSVIAFVLAAAYRIAWTVLW, from the coding sequence ATGCCGTTTCTTCCGTGGCACCTTGCCGCCGCCTACCTGCTGGACCTTATCCTGGGCGATCCGCCGCGATGGCCCCATCCCGTTCGCTGGATCGGAAGACTGATTCTCTGGGTCGAATCGATCTTCTATGAAACGGAGGCTCCAGCCGGACGTCAGCGCACAGCCGGGGGCATCTTCTTTATGGTGGTGGTCTCGGCGGTCTTCATGGCAACGGCGTTGTTTCTCAGCATCTTTCACCAGATCCACCCGGCCCTGGGCGCCTGCGCGACCATCTGGTGCGCCTACACGACCCTCGCCACGAAAAGCCTGACCCGGGAATCCGCCCGGGTCGCCCAGGCTTTGGACCTCGGGGATTTGGAAACGGCCCGGCAAAGGCTTTCGTTCCTGGTGACTCGAAACACCCAGGACTTGGACGAAGTTGAAATCCGCCGAGCACTGGTGGAGACCGTCTCCGAAAACCTTTCCGACGGCGTGGTGGCTCCGCTCTTCTATCTGGCCCTCGGCGGTCCCATTGCCGCCATGGTCTACAAGGCCGTGAACACCATGGATTCCATGGTTGGCTACAAGAACGACCGCTACCTGCATTTCGGTTGGGTCGCCGCCCGATGCGACGACGCGGCCAACTTCATCCCGGCACGGCTCACAGCGCTTTTCATGCTGGGCGCCGCCCGGATTTTGGGCCTCAATTGGAGGCGGGGGTGGAGCGTTCTGCGCCGCGACGCCCGGAAATCGGCGAGCCCCAACGCCGGGTACCCGGAAGCGGCGGCAGCGGGGATCCTTGGAGTCCAGCTGGGAGGCCCGAGCGTCTACTTCGGCGAGCGGATCGAAAAGCCCGCCCTGGGGGATCCAGTCCGAACTCTGGAAGCCGGGATCATCGAGGAAACCAACCGGCTGGCCCTCGCGGTCTCCGTCATCGCCTTCGTCCTGGCCGCCGCTTACCGGATCGCGTGGACCGTCCTTTGGTGA
- the cobD gene encoding threonine-phosphate decarboxylase CobD has protein sequence MHPTHGGNVYAVARELGCRPEDILDFSASINPLGPPDGLERVLQENFARLQHYPDIHNRQLIEALARFHDLPEDQVAVGNGSTELIAWLPSTLGIRSAAVVLPTFAEYAKAFASQGVPLRKLHTRAENGFQPLVSELEGALCGQPPDAVLVTHPGSPAGTLLSRDVRKWLLEKSKNDGFYLIVDEVFVDFCEGESLKRAAADHPRLILIRSMTKFYGIPGLRIGYVLAAPETTARLRSRVPPWSVNTLAQAAACYCLQQDAYRRRTLELVNRERTRLKAALDAVPGLRAFEGQANYLLVRMDERLPEASALQAALLHRHRLLIRDCASFEGLGTRDFRIAVRLPEENNRLLRAATEWVTNIGPQPQGDG, from the coding sequence ATGCATCCAACGCACGGGGGAAACGTTTATGCGGTGGCCCGGGAGCTGGGCTGCCGTCCGGAAGACATCCTCGACTTCAGTGCGAGCATCAATCCTCTCGGGCCGCCGGATGGACTCGAGCGGGTTCTTCAAGAAAACTTCGCCCGCCTGCAGCACTATCCCGACATCCACAACCGGCAACTGATCGAGGCGCTGGCCCGTTTCCATGATCTCCCGGAAGATCAGGTGGCCGTAGGAAACGGTTCCACGGAACTGATCGCCTGGCTGCCTTCGACTCTCGGCATCCGAAGCGCCGCCGTCGTTTTGCCCACCTTCGCCGAATATGCCAAAGCCTTCGCGTCTCAAGGCGTGCCGCTTCGAAAATTACACACCCGGGCCGAAAACGGTTTCCAGCCTTTGGTGTCCGAATTGGAAGGAGCTCTTTGCGGGCAACCGCCGGACGCCGTGCTCGTCACGCATCCAGGAAGCCCCGCCGGAACCTTGCTTTCCCGTGACGTGCGCAAATGGCTCCTGGAAAAATCGAAAAACGACGGTTTCTACCTGATTGTGGACGAGGTTTTCGTGGACTTCTGCGAGGGCGAGTCGCTCAAGCGGGCGGCGGCCGATCATCCGCGGCTGATCCTCATACGGTCCATGACCAAGTTTTACGGGATTCCGGGACTGCGGATCGGTTACGTTCTCGCAGCTCCCGAAACCACAGCCCGCCTCCGCAGCCGGGTCCCCCCCTGGTCCGTGAACACGCTGGCCCAGGCCGCCGCCTGCTACTGCCTCCAACAGGACGCTTACCGGCGGCGGACCCTGGAACTGGTAAACCGAGAAAGAACGCGCCTTAAGGCCGCGCTGGACGCCGTCCCCGGCTTGAGGGCCTTCGAAGGACAAGCCAACTACCTTCTGGTTCGCATGGACGAACGCCTACCGGAGGCTTCAGCCCTTCAGGCCGCTCTGCTCCACCGCCACAGGCTGCTCATCCGCGACTGCGCTTCCTTCGAAGGGCTGGGGACCCGCGACTTCCGCATAGCCGTGCGACTGCCGGAAGAAAATAACCGCCTGCTCCGAGCGGCTACGGAATGGGTGACGAACATTGGACCCCAGCCTCAAGGGGACGGATGA
- a CDS encoding cytoplasmic protein, giving the protein MKKHQHRFVEEYEDLVAFGYSREVDEKSLMVYLQKFSDDRHLKTIVPRMSDEEIQQVFELLSELMRRYLSDNEYHEHFLKDDDHPSP; this is encoded by the coding sequence ATGAAGAAGCACCAACATCGATTTGTTGAAGAGTATGAAGACCTGGTGGCGTTCGGCTACTCCAGGGAAGTGGACGAAAAGTCCCTCATGGTCTACCTGCAGAAATTTTCGGACGACCGCCACCTGAAGACCATCGTCCCGCGCATGAGCGATGAGGAAATCCAGCAGGTCTTCGAACTGCTATCGGAACTCATGCGCCGGTACCTTTCCGACAACGAATACCACGAGCACTTCCTGAAAGACGACGATCATCCGTCCCCTTGA
- a CDS encoding inositol-3-phosphate synthase, which yields MKERELKRKDQIEKPKGKLGVFIPGIGGAVSTTFIAGVEAVRRGIAEPIGSLTQLGTIRLGKRFEHRVPKIKEFVPLADLQDMVFAGWDLYDANLYEAALYARVINREHLDPIKDFLSGIKPMPAVFDRRFVRNLDGTYVKPGADLRDHVEALKEDISRFKAENAVDRCVMIWCGSTEIFQRPEEPHRSLEALQKAVDANDSRIAPSMLYALAALESGIPFVNGAPNLTVDIGAMVELAGQNQVAVAGKDFKTGQTLMKTILAPGLKARMLGLEGWYSTNILGNRDGLVLDDKDSFKTKEESKLSVLEYILQPQLYPTLYKNYYHKVTINYYPPRGDNKEGWDCIDIFGWLGYPMQIKVDFQCRDSILAAPLVLDLVLFMDLAQRVGMTGIQEWLSFYFKSPMHKEGLYPEHDLFIQLMKLKNTLRYLMGEEQITHFGLDYYMNDREA from the coding sequence TTGAAAGAAAGAGAACTCAAGCGCAAGGATCAAATCGAAAAACCCAAAGGGAAGCTCGGCGTTTTTATACCGGGTATCGGCGGTGCCGTTTCCACGACCTTCATCGCCGGGGTCGAAGCCGTCCGTCGGGGCATTGCCGAACCCATCGGATCGCTCACTCAGCTCGGCACCATCCGGCTCGGCAAGCGCTTCGAACACCGGGTTCCCAAAATCAAGGAATTCGTCCCGCTGGCTGATCTGCAGGACATGGTTTTCGCCGGCTGGGATCTCTACGATGCCAACCTCTATGAGGCTGCACTTTACGCCAGGGTCATCAACCGCGAACATTTGGATCCCATCAAGGACTTTTTGAGCGGCATCAAACCCATGCCCGCCGTCTTCGACCGCCGGTTCGTGCGCAACCTGGACGGAACCTACGTGAAACCCGGAGCCGACCTGAGGGATCACGTGGAGGCCCTGAAAGAAGACATCTCGCGCTTCAAGGCGGAAAACGCCGTGGACCGTTGCGTGATGATCTGGTGCGGCAGTACGGAAATCTTTCAGAGGCCGGAAGAACCTCACCGGTCTCTGGAGGCCCTGCAAAAGGCCGTCGACGCCAACGATTCGCGCATCGCGCCGAGCATGCTGTATGCGCTTGCGGCCCTCGAAAGCGGTATTCCTTTCGTGAACGGCGCCCCGAACCTCACCGTGGACATCGGGGCTATGGTGGAGCTGGCCGGGCAAAATCAGGTCGCCGTCGCCGGCAAAGACTTCAAGACGGGCCAAACCCTCATGAAAACCATCCTGGCCCCGGGGCTCAAGGCCCGCATGCTCGGCCTCGAAGGGTGGTATTCCACCAACATCCTCGGAAACCGGGACGGGCTGGTCCTCGACGACAAAGATTCCTTCAAGACCAAGGAAGAAAGCAAGCTCTCGGTGCTCGAATACATTCTCCAGCCGCAGCTCTACCCCACGCTCTACAAGAACTATTACCACAAGGTCACCATCAACTATTATCCGCCGCGTGGCGACAACAAGGAAGGCTGGGACTGCATCGATATCTTCGGCTGGCTCGGCTACCCGATGCAGATCAAGGTGGACTTCCAGTGCCGGGACAGCATCCTCGCCGCTCCGCTGGTTCTGGACCTGGTGCTGTTCATGGATCTTGCCCAGCGCGTCGGGATGACCGGCATTCAAGAATGGCTTTCGTTCTATTTCAAAAGCCCGATGCACAAGGAGGGCTTGTATCCCGAACACGATCTGTTCATCCAGCTCATGAAGCTCAAAAACACCCTGCGCTACCTGATGGGCGAAGAACAGATCACCCATTTCGGGCTCGACTACTACATGAACGACCGCGAGGCATGA
- a CDS encoding methylated-DNA--[protein]-cysteine S-methyltransferase, translating into MFHFAGVVEPSDQAVADLLQRERIDGPFERERSGSSLLSELREAVLRYFEGSGVHPHRPLDLGGGTLFQQSVWRTLCEIPFGEVRTYRQIGEVIGRPQGARAVGQACRRNPIALVVPCHRVVASDGKLGGYSGGCHIKRYLLDLERIGAGVRPSPRR; encoded by the coding sequence TTGTTTCACTTCGCGGGAGTGGTTGAGCCTTCCGACCAGGCGGTGGCGGACCTTCTTCAGAGGGAACGAATCGATGGGCCGTTCGAACGCGAGCGCTCGGGATCTTCCCTGCTCAGCGAACTCCGTGAAGCCGTGCTCCGGTATTTCGAGGGCTCCGGAGTTCACCCCCACCGCCCTTTGGATTTGGGTGGGGGGACCCTTTTCCAGCAGAGTGTCTGGCGGACGCTCTGCGAAATTCCTTTCGGGGAAGTCCGGACCTATCGGCAAATCGGTGAGGTCATCGGGCGGCCTCAGGGGGCGCGGGCCGTGGGGCAGGCGTGCCGCAGAAATCCCATTGCCCTGGTGGTTCCTTGCCACCGGGTCGTGGCGTCAGACGGAAAGCTTGGAGGCTACAGCGGGGGATGCCACATCAAGCGATACCTTCTGGACCTGGAGAGAATAGGCGCCGGTGTGAGGCCGTCACCGCGCCGTTGA
- a CDS encoding MBL fold metallo-hydrolase has product MNIIQKPVGVMEVFCYLVLDESTGEAILVDPAGDEDEILKLVNENSVKLRYIVNTHGHRDHTCGNAKLKAATGAALVMHALDDEFFRFSS; this is encoded by the coding sequence ATGAATATCATTCAGAAACCTGTGGGGGTAATGGAAGTCTTCTGCTACCTGGTTTTGGACGAATCCACCGGAGAAGCCATCCTCGTCGATCCCGCAGGAGACGAAGACGAAATCCTGAAGCTCGTCAACGAAAACAGCGTGAAGCTGCGCTACATCGTGAACACCCACGGTCATAGGGATCATACCTGCGGCAACGCCAAATTGAAAGCCGCAACCGGCGCCGCGCTCGTGATGCACGCACTGGACGATGAGTTTTTCCGATTTTCTTCTTGA
- a CDS encoding acyl-CoA dehydrogenase family protein: protein MDFQFSEEQRMMKETVHKWAVNELAPIQEKIDEEDWFPPDFFKKCAEIGILGITIDERYGGLGGDVLMQVLAVEEMSRICPGLAMTYAAHSNLCMHNIHKNANEALKEKYLPPMINGEKIGALGLTEPNAGSDAMSLRTRAEKKGDKYILNGTKMWITNGPIADVLLLYAKTDPEKGPKGISAFIVEKDFPGFSVSRKIKKCGMRGSPTGELSFEDCEVPAENLVGQENMGVHVMTSGLDIERIVLAGGSVGMAEQALEYSLRYASEREQFGQPIGRFQMIQQKLADMYARTEASRLLAYRAAELAQQSPRGGKGTELTKQAAAAVLFAAENATWVCNQAIQIHGGYGYSLEFPVQKLWRDAKLYEIGAGTSEIRRLIIARELLAEHFERRGQR from the coding sequence ATGGATTTCCAATTCAGTGAAGAACAGCGCATGATGAAGGAAACGGTCCACAAGTGGGCCGTAAACGAATTGGCTCCGATCCAGGAAAAGATCGACGAAGAGGATTGGTTTCCTCCCGATTTTTTCAAGAAATGCGCTGAGATCGGCATCCTGGGGATCACGATCGACGAAAGATACGGGGGGCTGGGCGGCGACGTGCTGATGCAGGTGCTGGCGGTGGAGGAGATGAGCCGCATCTGTCCGGGTCTCGCCATGACCTACGCCGCTCACTCCAACCTGTGCATGCACAACATCCACAAGAACGCCAATGAAGCGCTCAAGGAAAAGTACCTGCCGCCCATGATCAACGGCGAAAAGATCGGGGCACTGGGACTCACGGAACCCAACGCCGGCTCCGATGCCATGAGCCTTCGGACTCGAGCGGAAAAGAAGGGCGACAAGTACATCCTGAACGGCACCAAGATGTGGATCACCAACGGTCCGATTGCGGACGTGCTTCTGTTGTACGCCAAGACGGATCCGGAAAAAGGACCGAAAGGCATCAGTGCGTTCATCGTTGAGAAGGACTTTCCCGGGTTTTCGGTTTCGCGGAAAATCAAAAAATGCGGCATGCGCGGTTCCCCCACAGGCGAACTGTCCTTTGAGGACTGCGAGGTTCCGGCCGAAAACCTGGTGGGCCAGGAAAACATGGGCGTCCACGTAATGACGAGCGGTCTCGACATTGAACGCATCGTACTGGCCGGCGGTTCGGTGGGAATGGCCGAACAGGCGCTGGAATATTCCCTCCGGTACGCTTCGGAACGCGAGCAGTTCGGCCAACCCATCGGCAGGTTTCAGATGATTCAACAGAAGCTGGCCGACATGTATGCTCGGACCGAAGCGTCGCGGCTTCTCGCCTATCGAGCGGCTGAGCTGGCTCAACAGTCGCCGCGGGGCGGCAAAGGGACCGAACTCACCAAGCAGGCGGCCGCGGCCGTCCTCTTCGCCGCGGAAAACGCCACCTGGGTCTGCAACCAGGCGATTCAGATCCACGGCGGTTACGGCTACAGCCTGGAATTTCCGGTCCAGAAGCTGTGGAGGGACGCCAAGCTGTATGAAATCGGGGCCGGAACCAGCGAGATCCGGCGCCTTATCATCGCTCGGGAACTCTTGGCCGAACACTTCGAGCGTCGCGGTCAGCGCTGA